A stretch of Spirosoma oryzicola DNA encodes these proteins:
- a CDS encoding DUF6992 family protein — protein MNPFKHLLLAAGSMWLGTTAQAQRATPSPELRDFSEQRIRHQKTLGLTLGGYALANIAVGSLAAGQASGEDKYFHRMNVYWNLVNLGIAGVGLLGSLKAKAGDETLAQAVQRHESMKQILLLNAGLDVAYVIGGAYLRERSHAHPDKRDQLLGYGKSVMLQGGFLLAFDLVNYFVFKSRGDKQEMRLISNGPLGVGLAIPLK, from the coding sequence ATGAATCCCTTTAAACACCTACTGCTGGCGGCAGGATCGATGTGGCTCGGTACGACAGCACAGGCGCAACGCGCTACGCCTTCTCCTGAACTGCGCGACTTCAGCGAGCAGCGCATCCGGCATCAGAAAACGCTTGGCCTGACCTTGGGCGGTTACGCGCTGGCGAACATTGCTGTTGGTAGTTTGGCGGCTGGGCAAGCCTCCGGCGAGGATAAATATTTCCACCGGATGAACGTCTACTGGAATCTAGTCAATCTGGGTATTGCCGGAGTGGGATTACTCGGTTCACTAAAAGCGAAAGCAGGCGACGAGACACTGGCGCAGGCTGTTCAGCGTCACGAATCCATGAAGCAGATTCTTCTGTTGAACGCTGGATTAGACGTTGCTTACGTGATTGGCGGTGCGTATTTACGCGAACGTAGTCACGCGCATCCCGACAAACGCGATCAGCTGCTGGGCTACGGGAAGTCGGTTATGCTACAGGGCGGCTTTCTCCTCGCCTTTGATCTGGTCAACTATTTCGTTTTCAAAAGTCGGGGCGACAAGCAGGAAATGCGACTGATTTCAAACGGGCCGTTGGGGGTAGGGTTAGCCATACCGCTCAAGTAA
- a CDS encoding aminoglycoside 6-adenylyltransferase, protein MQAVLPPFQLFIDQAIDRIREDPDVTGLAVGGSWISGNMDSYSDLDLVLVTTHAIAPDLEQMRAWAARFGTVLGSFRGDHVGEPRLLIALYESPLLHVDIKFLTIDEFYQRVEDPVVVWERDGALTAVIRQSQVQYPPFDFQWTEDRFWIWVHYAALKIGRGEYFEAMDFLSFMRNVVLGPMLHLNKKGLPRGVRRLETIAEPDDLEKLRKTVATPDRSTLLASVQASVQLYTELRDALAPATLHKNDAARIAVMNYLTTV, encoded by the coding sequence ATGCAAGCCGTTCTACCGCCTTTTCAGTTGTTTATCGATCAAGCCATCGATCGTATTCGCGAAGACCCGGACGTTACGGGACTAGCCGTGGGCGGTTCCTGGATATCGGGCAACATGGATTCCTATTCCGACCTTGATCTGGTGTTGGTTACAACCCACGCCATTGCGCCTGATCTTGAGCAGATGCGAGCCTGGGCCGCCCGGTTTGGAACGGTGTTGGGGTCGTTTCGGGGGGATCACGTCGGCGAACCGCGTTTGCTGATTGCTCTCTATGAATCGCCCCTGTTGCACGTCGATATAAAGTTTCTGACCATCGACGAGTTTTATCAGCGGGTCGAAGATCCAGTTGTTGTCTGGGAGCGAGACGGGGCATTGACGGCGGTTATTAGACAATCGCAGGTCCAGTATCCACCGTTTGATTTCCAGTGGACCGAGGATCGTTTCTGGATTTGGGTGCATTACGCTGCGTTGAAAATTGGCCGGGGCGAGTATTTTGAAGCCATGGATTTTCTTTCGTTCATGCGTAACGTTGTGCTTGGGCCAATGCTGCATCTGAACAAGAAAGGGTTGCCCAGAGGAGTACGGCGACTGGAAACCATCGCCGAACCGGACGATCTGGAAAAGCTACGAAAAACCGTTGCCACACCTGATCGAAGCACATTGCTTGCTAGTGTACAGGCTAGTGTTCAGTTGTATACTGAATTGCGTGATGCGTTGGCTCCAGCGACATTGCATAAAAACGATGCGGCCCGAATCGCCGTCATGAATTATTTGACTACAGTATAA
- a CDS encoding DegT/DnrJ/EryC1/StrS family aminotransferase, whose translation MPGMEFFGAAERKEINDVLETGILFRYNHEAQRNDIYKAREFEAEVAKLVGAKYAHAVSSGSTAVLCALAAAGIGAGDEVIVPPFTYIATVEAVLMAGALPVFADIDDTLCLSAEGIRKVVTANTKAICLVHMCGQMADMDAIMDVVNEHKLVLVEDAGQAMGASYKGTSTGLWGKTGAYSFDFFKIATAGEGGIMVTNDETAYKHADSYSDHGHDHIGTNRGMEKHPIMGFNYRISELHAAVGLVQTRRVPEIIQKNNEHKTRLMTALGQVPGVSFARIPDADGDSATFMNLLMPDTETAGRVVIALNEAGVGGFNYWFTNMYHFINQWNHVKEMRTAAALPIEKFGAPQDYSNLDIPNAQDVIGRLISFGIRASWTADEVDALAAKIEAAVRKVSPVEA comes from the coding sequence ATGCCAGGAATGGAATTTTTTGGAGCGGCCGAGCGCAAGGAGATCAACGACGTGCTTGAGACCGGTATCCTTTTTCGGTACAATCACGAAGCACAGCGCAACGACATCTATAAAGCTCGCGAGTTCGAAGCTGAGGTTGCCAAATTGGTAGGAGCCAAGTATGCTCATGCCGTATCGAGTGGTTCAACGGCTGTTTTATGCGCGTTGGCGGCTGCCGGTATCGGTGCGGGCGACGAGGTTATCGTTCCGCCATTCACTTACATCGCTACGGTCGAAGCAGTCCTGATGGCAGGCGCGTTGCCTGTTTTTGCCGATATCGACGATACGCTTTGCCTCAGTGCAGAAGGTATCCGTAAGGTCGTAACAGCAAACACGAAAGCCATTTGTCTCGTGCACATGTGCGGTCAGATGGCCGACATGGATGCTATCATGGACGTTGTCAACGAACACAAACTGGTGCTAGTTGAGGATGCCGGGCAGGCAATGGGTGCCAGCTACAAAGGAACGTCAACCGGCCTGTGGGGTAAGACCGGCGCTTACTCGTTCGACTTTTTCAAGATCGCAACGGCGGGCGAGGGCGGCATCATGGTTACCAACGATGAAACGGCGTACAAGCACGCGGATTCGTATTCCGATCATGGTCACGATCACATCGGTACGAACCGGGGCATGGAGAAGCACCCCATTATGGGTTTCAATTACCGGATCAGCGAGTTGCACGCAGCCGTTGGACTGGTACAGACGCGCCGGGTACCCGAAATCATTCAGAAAAATAACGAGCACAAAACACGACTGATGACCGCATTGGGTCAGGTGCCAGGAGTCTCGTTTGCACGCATTCCCGACGCAGATGGCGATTCGGCTACGTTCATGAACCTGCTGATGCCGGACACCGAAACCGCCGGACGCGTGGTAATTGCGCTGAACGAAGCGGGCGTCGGTGGTTTTAACTACTGGTTCACCAACATGTACCACTTCATCAACCAGTGGAATCACGTGAAAGAAATGCGTACGGCAGCGGCTCTGCCTATCGAAAAATTTGGCGCTCCGCAAGACTACAGTAACCTCGACATTCCAAACGCACAGGACGTAATCGGACGGTTGATTTCGTTCGGTATCCGGGCTAGCTGGACCGCTGACGAAGTTGATGCGTTGGCTGCGAAAATCGAAGCTGCCGTTCGGAAGGTAAGTCCCGTAGAAGCGTAA
- the kdsB gene encoding 3-deoxy-manno-octulosonate cytidylyltransferase — translation MIIGIIPARYGSTRFPGKPLADIGGKTMIQRVMEQAGQAQSLDKIIVATDDERIAEVVVRLGGEAVMTRTDHPSGTDRCWEAYSRFVTDGQKAASSTDYIINIQGDEPFIDPEQIDELAAILDGTVELATQMASVDSAEMLHDPKEAKIVVNTRNEVVYFSRSAIPYLWGLDPAVWHQHHAYRRHVGLYAYRADILEQITQLPPSPLEQAESLEQLRWLEAGYRIKLVETRHQTPSIDSPGDIEKALRAIQ, via the coding sequence ATGATAATCGGTATCATTCCCGCCCGCTACGGGTCAACGCGTTTTCCGGGTAAGCCACTGGCTGACATCGGCGGAAAGACGATGATTCAGCGCGTGATGGAACAGGCTGGACAAGCACAGTCTCTGGATAAAATCATTGTCGCAACGGATGACGAGCGGATCGCTGAAGTTGTAGTACGACTTGGTGGCGAAGCCGTTATGACTCGAACCGATCATCCAAGTGGAACGGATCGTTGCTGGGAAGCGTACAGCCGGTTTGTTACGGATGGGCAAAAAGCAGCCAGTTCGACGGATTATATCATTAATATTCAGGGTGATGAGCCGTTTATTGATCCGGAGCAAATTGACGAGCTAGCCGCTATCTTGGACGGAACCGTTGAGTTAGCAACGCAGATGGCATCCGTCGATTCCGCCGAAATGCTTCATGATCCGAAAGAAGCCAAGATTGTCGTCAACACGCGGAATGAAGTAGTTTATTTCAGTCGGTCGGCTATTCCGTATCTGTGGGGGCTAGACCCGGCGGTCTGGCATCAGCACCACGCTTACCGTCGCCACGTAGGTTTATACGCGTACCGGGCCGATATTCTGGAACAGATTACGCAGCTGCCACCTTCGCCCCTCGAACAGGCGGAATCGCTGGAACAACTCCGTTGGCTCGAAGCTGGTTATCGCATCAAACTGGTCGAAACGCGCCATCAAACGCCAAGTATAGATAGCCCCGGCGATATTGAAAAGGCGTTGCGGGCTATTCAGTAG
- a CDS encoding NTP transferase domain-containing protein, protein MESETSNARNAVVLNGLVLIGGRSTRMGRDKSLLTYHEKNQREHMTDLLSPYCDTVFWSVNKQQALELADSGQPLIVDAIDNLVGPLNGIMSAFKTQPDAAWLVVACDMPLLTSRTFDVLLAGRNSAKPATAFYDSDGRFPEPLLALWEPSVWPLLQEAVAAGRYSPRQMLMLTDAHLLTPPDVQELLNINDPVAQAALKHQG, encoded by the coding sequence GTGGAAAGCGAGACTTCAAACGCACGTAATGCGGTGGTGCTTAACGGTCTGGTGCTGATCGGCGGGCGTAGTACGCGCATGGGCCGCGATAAGTCGCTCCTGACGTATCACGAAAAAAACCAGCGTGAGCACATGACCGATTTACTGAGTCCGTACTGCGACACGGTTTTCTGGTCGGTGAACAAACAGCAGGCGCTTGAACTGGCTGACTCCGGGCAACCGCTGATTGTCGATGCGATTGATAATCTGGTTGGTCCGCTCAATGGGATCATGTCGGCGTTCAAGACGCAGCCCGATGCCGCCTGGCTGGTGGTTGCCTGCGATATGCCCTTGCTGACCTCCCGAACGTTTGACGTCTTGCTGGCGGGCCGTAACTCGGCGAAACCCGCTACCGCTTTCTACGATTCAGACGGGCGGTTCCCGGAGCCCTTGCTAGCCCTTTGGGAGCCATCGGTATGGCCACTTTTGCAGGAAGCCGTGGCCGCTGGGCGTTATTCGCCAAGACAAATGTTGATGCTTACGGACGCTCATCTACTGACCCCTCCCGACGTTCAGGAACTGCTCAATATAAACGACCCGGTGGCGCAGGCGGCTCTGAAACATCAGGGTTAA
- a CDS encoding phosphatase, which produces MNDIEKIFTGLGGQFVTPVDALTEKLRAVRAIVFDWDGVFNDGVKTGSGSSSFSEVDSMGTNLLRFGFWQHQNGQLPVVAIITGVINELADALVRREHFHACYSQAKNKVEVLAHLLDQHKLQPHEVAFFFDDALDLSVAEVAGVRIMVHRKANPLFTRYVVQNGYADYITGSESGHFAVREGCELMLGLLGQFDSVMLERLRYRPVYDRYYQQRQAIEPSYWLVGPNGPEPKNQ; this is translated from the coding sequence ATGAATGATATAGAAAAAATTTTTACCGGACTGGGTGGGCAGTTTGTAACGCCAGTCGACGCGCTGACCGAGAAACTACGTGCAGTTCGGGCCATTGTCTTTGATTGGGATGGCGTATTCAACGACGGTGTTAAGACCGGAAGCGGCAGCAGTTCCTTTAGCGAAGTCGATTCGATGGGTACCAACCTGTTGCGCTTTGGGTTCTGGCAGCATCAGAATGGTCAACTGCCCGTCGTTGCGATTATAACGGGCGTCATTAACGAACTAGCCGATGCGCTCGTGCGTCGCGAACATTTCCACGCGTGTTATTCGCAGGCGAAAAATAAAGTAGAAGTGCTCGCGCATTTGCTCGATCAGCACAAGCTCCAACCACACGAAGTTGCTTTCTTTTTCGACGACGCGCTCGATTTGTCCGTTGCCGAAGTAGCGGGCGTGCGCATTATGGTTCATCGCAAAGCCAATCCGTTGTTCACGCGCTATGTCGTTCAAAACGGGTATGCTGACTACATCACTGGTAGCGAAAGCGGCCATTTTGCGGTACGGGAAGGCTGTGAACTAATGCTGGGCTTACTAGGACAATTCGATTCGGTCATGCTCGAGCGTCTACGTTACCGGCCCGTCTACGACCGGTATTACCAGCAGCGTCAGGCTATCGAACCTAGCTACTGGCTTGTCGGACCGAACGGCCCAGAACCTAAAAATCAATAA
- a CDS encoding amidohydrolase family protein, whose translation MLSSSGRPLCIMGYVVDDQGRQSVKTILVQNGRIIDVRNGKVPISRPDAILLDLADHEVVFPGLINLHVHSEYNIFPLWQSPALWGNRFQWRNNEQYLRDIKRFKDFLDASWRQESFDFIQPILQSLATEKHLALRSLTWPVAMREIQKMYGVITELQAVAGGTTLMQQTIRLEADENLPTFVIRNTGQPSQLGIAATQKVLSVVDFVRPGPNFDVPGSPANAADDTSDWPMMQHPSLDDFLNSVRQGNHRYYATIAHLAEGRSGYLQRGKVDGFSRREFAELRRMLAQIPDKTALAKANLTLTHACGLDYADPGTLDFLRENEISIVWSPVSNLLLYGDTLPVKTLLDQGVNVCLGSDWAPSGSKHVWDELKFARYFCDTLSLKVGNDQLLAMVTQNPARALGGVKSGLIKPGYNADFFVLRKSSAAQTALDALVSRDDSAVRCTIVNGRVVYGEEGLFVDSLAVDYQRLPAGEGNAAARKVVSINSALNFNLTMALLQVNALMIRYATETLQQPAFQRTRLLAADDLPYQERINALKTYVADLAKRN comes from the coding sequence ATGCTTAGTTCTTCTGGCCGACCGTTGTGCATCATGGGTTATGTTGTCGATGATCAGGGTCGTCAGTCTGTAAAAACGATTCTTGTCCAGAATGGGCGAATTATCGATGTTAGGAACGGTAAAGTACCCATTTCGCGACCGGATGCGATCCTGCTGGATTTGGCCGATCATGAGGTTGTGTTTCCGGGTCTGATCAATCTGCACGTTCATTCCGAATACAACATTTTTCCACTCTGGCAAAGCCCCGCGCTCTGGGGAAATCGCTTCCAGTGGCGGAACAACGAGCAGTACCTGCGTGATATAAAACGGTTCAAAGATTTTCTGGACGCAAGCTGGCGGCAGGAGTCATTCGATTTTATTCAACCCATTCTGCAATCGCTGGCTACCGAGAAGCACCTGGCCTTACGCAGCCTCACGTGGCCCGTTGCGATGCGCGAGATCCAGAAAATGTATGGCGTCATTACCGAGTTGCAGGCCGTAGCCGGGGGAACCACGCTCATGCAGCAGACCATCCGGCTGGAAGCCGACGAGAACCTGCCGACATTTGTGATTCGTAATACAGGGCAACCCAGCCAATTAGGTATTGCCGCCACGCAGAAGGTGCTTTCCGTCGTTGATTTTGTTCGACCGGGACCTAACTTCGATGTGCCAGGTAGTCCAGCAAACGCGGCTGACGACACGTCGGACTGGCCGATGATGCAACACCCAAGTCTCGACGATTTTTTGAACTCCGTTCGGCAGGGTAATCATCGTTATTACGCCACTATCGCGCATCTGGCCGAAGGCCGGTCGGGGTATCTTCAGCGGGGTAAAGTGGACGGATTTAGTCGTCGGGAGTTCGCCGAATTACGCCGAATGCTGGCGCAGATCCCAGACAAAACGGCGCTGGCGAAAGCGAACCTGACCCTGACCCATGCGTGCGGACTGGATTACGCTGATCCTGGTACGCTTGATTTTCTGCGGGAAAACGAAATCAGTATCGTTTGGTCGCCGGTATCCAATCTGCTTTTATACGGCGATACCCTTCCGGTAAAAACGTTACTTGATCAGGGCGTTAACGTTTGTCTTGGCTCGGACTGGGCTCCCAGCGGCAGTAAACACGTGTGGGATGAACTGAAGTTTGCCCGGTACTTCTGCGACACGTTATCCTTGAAGGTTGGTAATGATCAATTGTTGGCGATGGTCACTCAAAATCCGGCCAGGGCGTTGGGCGGAGTAAAATCCGGCTTGATCAAACCCGGCTATAACGCCGATTTTTTTGTGTTGCGTAAGTCTTCAGCTGCTCAAACCGCCCTGGACGCTTTGGTTTCGCGGGATGATAGCGCCGTTCGATGCACGATTGTCAACGGGCGGGTTGTGTACGGCGAGGAAGGTTTATTTGTTGATTCCCTGGCGGTTGATTACCAGCGGTTACCGGCGGGTGAAGGAAATGCAGCGGCCCGAAAGGTCGTTAGTATCAATTCGGCGCTTAACTTTAACCTGACAATGGCGTTATTACAGGTCAATGCGCTCATGATTCGGTACGCAACGGAAACGCTACAGCAACCCGCCTTTCAACGAACTCGCCTGCTGGCTGCCGACGACTTGCCTTATCAGGAACGCATCAACGCGTTAAAGACTTACGTAGCCGATCTGGCTAAACGCAACTAA
- a CDS encoding nucleoside deaminase, producing the protein MQNQDIQTNSLPQSDDDFLREAIQLAREGMLSGQGGPFGSVIVRNGEIIGRGCNQVTSTNDPTAHAEVVAIRDACRNLGTFQLEGCTLYASCEPCPMCLGAIYWARPSRIVYGAFHYDAARAGFDDHFIYNELEKPREERHIPMQQVLRDEANTVFDEWIALETRTSY; encoded by the coding sequence ATGCAAAATCAGGATATACAAACCAATTCGTTGCCACAAAGTGACGACGATTTCTTGCGCGAAGCGATTCAGTTAGCGCGGGAAGGGATGCTGTCGGGGCAGGGCGGCCCGTTTGGATCGGTGATTGTGCGCAACGGCGAAATCATCGGGCGCGGCTGCAACCAGGTTACCTCGACCAATGACCCCACGGCCCATGCCGAAGTGGTGGCCATTCGTGATGCCTGCCGGAATCTGGGGACCTTTCAACTGGAAGGCTGTACGCTTTACGCGTCCTGCGAACCTTGCCCCATGTGCTTAGGCGCTATCTACTGGGCGCGACCAAGTCGTATCGTTTACGGCGCGTTTCACTACGATGCCGCGCGGGCTGGTTTTGATGATCACTTCATTTACAATGAATTAGAAAAGCCGCGCGAAGAACGCCATATTCCCATGCAGCAGGTGCTCCGTGATGAAGCCAACACCGTTTTTGACGAGTGGATTGCTTTGGAAACCAGAACGTCATACTAG
- a CDS encoding iron-containing alcohol dehydrogenase family protein: protein MVAAQTQTTHKNFKGIEKTVYGRGSFSQLDEILAPRRADNEGYFVFIVDNYFKGKPLEGRVPAHDEDLTYYISVEEHEPTTDQIDQLRDEILAKKGLPSGVVGIGGGSIMDIAKALSLMLTNEGSSTLYQGLNLIKKPGVYHVGVPTISGTGAEVSMTAVLTGPVKKLGLKCEWTVFNQVVLDPELIASVPRNWWFYTGMDTYIHCVESENGRMNNAYSHAYAEQSMKLCRDIYLGENSGQTSENDDKLMVASLMGGLSLTYSEVGVCHALSYGLSKILGTRHCYANCLIMNHLEDYYPEGVAEFKQMVAYHQIDLPQGLSKDWDDETITKMAHVSYNLPHMWLHAIGDNWQEVITIDLLKDLFRRL, encoded by the coding sequence ATGGTAGCAGCGCAAACACAAACGACGCATAAAAATTTTAAGGGCATCGAGAAGACCGTTTACGGACGGGGTAGCTTTTCTCAACTCGATGAAATTCTGGCTCCGCGTCGGGCGGATAACGAAGGCTATTTTGTCTTCATCGTCGATAATTATTTCAAAGGGAAACCGCTTGAAGGGCGTGTTCCGGCCCATGACGAAGACCTGACCTATTACATCAGCGTAGAAGAACATGAACCAACTACCGATCAGATCGACCAGCTTCGCGATGAGATTCTGGCGAAAAAAGGCCTGCCATCGGGCGTAGTCGGGATCGGGGGCGGTAGCATTATGGACATCGCCAAGGCGCTGTCGCTGATGCTCACCAACGAAGGTTCTTCGACTCTTTATCAGGGCCTGAATCTAATCAAAAAACCGGGTGTCTATCACGTTGGCGTACCGACCATCTCGGGAACGGGTGCCGAGGTGTCGATGACGGCGGTATTAACCGGCCCCGTGAAAAAATTAGGACTCAAATGCGAGTGGACGGTCTTCAACCAGGTGGTGCTCGACCCCGAACTGATTGCCAGCGTGCCCCGCAACTGGTGGTTCTACACGGGTATGGATACGTACATTCACTGCGTTGAGTCGGAGAACGGGCGCATGAACAACGCCTACTCGCACGCATACGCCGAACAGTCGATGAAGTTGTGTCGGGATATTTATCTGGGCGAAAACTCCGGTCAGACTTCCGAAAACGACGATAAGCTCATGGTCGCTTCGCTGATGGGCGGGCTGAGTCTGACGTATTCGGAAGTGGGTGTTTGCCACGCGCTTAGCTACGGTCTGTCGAAGATTTTAGGAACCCGTCACTGCTACGCCAACTGCCTGATCATGAACCACCTCGAAGACTATTACCCCGAAGGCGTGGCAGAGTTTAAGCAGATGGTAGCCTATCACCAGATTGATTTGCCGCAGGGCTTGTCAAAAGACTGGGACGACGAAACCATCACCAAAATGGCGCACGTATCCTACAATCTGCCCCACATGTGGCTGCACGCCATCGGTGACAACTGGCAGGAGGTAATCACCATCGACTTATTGAAAGATTTATTCCGGCGGTTATAA
- the kdsA gene encoding 3-deoxy-8-phosphooctulonate synthase has translation MSQKIVRVGDIECGSDELFLISGPCVIEDEKIMMTVAEQLREIQERVGIKIIYKSSFQKDNRSSLNYYNGPGLEKGIAILAKVKEQFGFPLLTDVHYPDQCAPVAEVVDVIQIPAYLCMQTMLVTAAAKTGRVVNIKHGQFLAPENMKHPVKKVEDSGNDQIILTERGYTFGYNDLVVDPRSFYHMARTNYPVVFDVTHAIRKYGIPSADAKGGAREYLPVLARAGVAAGVDGLFVETHTCPSEALCDAASQLDIRYLEEFLKPLLELHAVEVKYRNTLPELA, from the coding sequence ATGTCTCAAAAAATTGTTCGCGTTGGCGACATCGAATGCGGGTCGGATGAGTTGTTTCTCATTTCGGGACCTTGCGTGATCGAAGACGAAAAAATCATGATGACCGTGGCCGAGCAGCTTCGGGAAATTCAGGAGCGCGTCGGTATCAAGATCATCTATAAATCATCATTTCAGAAGGACAACCGCTCTAGTCTGAATTATTACAACGGTCCCGGCCTCGAAAAAGGAATTGCGATTCTGGCGAAGGTAAAGGAGCAGTTCGGTTTTCCACTGCTCACCGACGTACATTACCCCGACCAGTGCGCACCCGTTGCCGAAGTTGTCGATGTGATTCAGATTCCGGCTTACCTGTGTATGCAGACGATGCTGGTAACGGCAGCGGCCAAAACAGGTCGGGTTGTGAACATCAAACACGGTCAGTTCCTGGCTCCGGAAAACATGAAACACCCGGTCAAGAAAGTCGAAGATTCGGGTAACGATCAGATCATCCTGACCGAGCGGGGCTACACCTTTGGCTACAATGACCTGGTAGTCGATCCGCGTAGCTTCTACCACATGGCTCGTACCAACTATCCGGTTGTGTTCGACGTAACGCATGCGATACGCAAATACGGAATTCCATCGGCGGATGCGAAAGGCGGAGCGCGTGAATACCTGCCGGTACTGGCGCGTGCGGGCGTGGCAGCTGGCGTTGACGGTCTGTTCGTTGAAACGCACACTTGCCCATCGGAAGCGCTTTGCGATGCGGCCAGCCAACTCGACATTCGGTACCTGGAAGAGTTTCTGAAGCCGTTGCTCGAACTGCACGCGGTCGAAGTGAAATACCGGAATACACTGCCAGAACTAGCGTAG
- a CDS encoding molybdopterin molybdotransferase MoeA → MLSVSDAFAITQQHSLSLPVETVPLTEATGRVLRAAVHADRDFPPFDRVAMDGIGIQFAAYASGQRTFAVQGRQFAGQPQQTLTDATACLEVMTGAMLPAGVDTVIRYEDVTLTDDQATITIDAIEQGQHIHPRATDRRAGDELLAVGTLLGPSAIAVAASVGRATLSVTALPRVALISTGDELVDVDETPLPYQIRRSNTYMLRASLQALGITATLHHIVDDETVLKNQLERLLAENDVLILSGGVSAGKADFVPDVLTRLGVQKRFHKIEQRPGKPIWFGTTADKTVFGLPGNPVSTVLCCYRYVLPYLRSSLGLPASPARYAQLAKSITFKPSITYFLPVRLTSEPDGRTVAHPLPGSGSADFANLLDADAFMELPADLSEFGAGEAFPVWTK, encoded by the coding sequence ATGCTTTCCGTTTCCGACGCTTTTGCCATTACGCAGCAACATAGTCTGTCCTTACCCGTAGAGACCGTTCCGCTCACCGAAGCCACGGGACGCGTTTTGCGGGCAGCCGTTCATGCCGACCGCGACTTTCCGCCCTTCGACCGGGTCGCTATGGACGGCATCGGGATTCAGTTTGCGGCTTACGCATCCGGCCAGCGAACGTTTGCGGTTCAAGGACGACAGTTTGCCGGACAACCGCAGCAAACACTGACCGACGCCACCGCTTGCCTTGAAGTAATGACTGGTGCGATGCTTCCGGCTGGCGTTGATACCGTGATTCGCTACGAGGACGTAACTCTTACCGACGATCAGGCAACGATAACGATTGATGCGATTGAACAAGGGCAGCATATTCACCCCCGCGCTACCGACCGCCGGGCGGGAGACGAACTCCTGGCTGTAGGAACGTTGCTTGGTCCATCGGCCATTGCCGTAGCCGCTTCGGTCGGGCGAGCTACCCTATCTGTTACAGCGTTGCCCCGCGTGGCGCTTATTTCGACAGGAGACGAGCTGGTCGATGTTGACGAAACACCGCTGCCTTACCAGATCCGGCGATCCAATACATACATGCTCCGTGCCTCGTTGCAGGCGCTGGGCATCACCGCTACGTTGCATCATATTGTTGACGACGAAACGGTACTAAAAAACCAGTTAGAGCGTCTGCTGGCCGAAAACGATGTACTGATTTTGAGCGGTGGCGTTTCGGCAGGCAAAGCCGATTTTGTTCCGGATGTCCTAACCCGCCTGGGTGTTCAGAAGCGATTTCATAAGATCGAGCAGCGACCCGGAAAGCCGATTTGGTTTGGCACAACCGCCGATAAAACGGTCTTTGGCTTACCCGGCAATCCGGTTTCAACGGTCTTGTGCTGTTACCGCTACGTGCTTCCTTACCTGCGGTCGTCGCTCGGGTTACCGGCATCTCCGGCGCGTTATGCTCAATTGGCTAAATCGATTACCTTCAAGCCCAGCATTACGTATTTTCTGCCGGTCCGACTTACTTCCGAACCCGACGGACGCACCGTAGCGCATCCCCTCCCCGGCTCGGGTTCCGCCGATTTTGCGAATCTGCTGGACGCCGATGCATTTATGGAGTTACCCGCCGATCTGTCAGAGTTTGGCGCGGGCGAAGCCTTTCCTGTGTGGACTAAATAG
- the moaC gene encoding cyclic pyranopterin monophosphate synthase MoaC produces MDSLSHLDANGNPAMVDVGGKAVSRRTARARSIVALGPDIMQHITQSGLAGVDIQTRKGPVFQTAIIAGTMAAKRTDDLIPLCHSLGLDNCQITITTDGPDAIVDCLVSTEGKTGVEMEALVGASVAALTIYDMCKALSHDIVIKETKLMEKTGGKRDFKRT; encoded by the coding sequence ATGGATTCATTATCTCATCTCGACGCGAACGGAAACCCTGCTATGGTAGATGTGGGGGGCAAAGCCGTCAGCCGTCGAACAGCCCGCGCCCGGAGCATCGTGGCGCTTGGCCCGGATATTATGCAGCACATAACTCAGTCTGGATTGGCTGGCGTTGACATTCAAACGCGGAAAGGTCCGGTATTTCAAACGGCTATCATCGCTGGAACGATGGCCGCCAAACGCACTGACGACCTGATTCCGCTTTGCCACTCGTTAGGGCTCGACAATTGCCAGATCACCATTACAACCGATGGACCCGACGCTATTGTCGATTGCCTCGTATCAACCGAAGGAAAAACCGGCGTCGAAATGGAAGCTTTAGTCGGCGCATCGGTAGCTGCTCTGACTATCTACGATATGTGCAAAGCGCTGTCGCACGACATTGTGATCAAAGAAACCAAACTGATGGAGAAAACAGGTGGAAAGCGAGACTTCAAACGCACGTAA